The following proteins come from a genomic window of Paenibacillus sp. CAA11:
- a CDS encoding S-ribosylhomocysteine lyase encodes MAKVESFQLDHTIVKAPYVRAAGVEHDEKGSTVQKYDLRFLQPNKDAIPTAALHTLEHLLATYMRDELQGIIDISPMGCRTGYYLILWNEHDPEEIASALERTLKRVLETTEVPAVSALECGNYKDHSLFSAQEYAKIVLQAGISRDPFERVL; translated from the coding sequence ATGGCAAAAGTAGAAAGCTTCCAATTGGACCACACAATCGTAAAGGCTCCTTATGTCAGGGCGGCAGGGGTTGAACATGACGAAAAAGGCAGCACTGTGCAAAAATATGATCTTCGCTTCCTGCAGCCGAATAAAGACGCTATTCCGACGGCAGCCCTTCATACTCTTGAGCATCTGCTCGCTACGTATATGAGAGATGAGCTTCAAGGCATTATCGATATTTCTCCGATGGGATGCAGGACGGGATATTATCTGATTCTCTGGAATGAGCATGATCCCGAAGAGATCGCATCTGCATTGGAAAGAACGCTGAAGCGCGTGCTGGAAACAACTGAGGTTCCGGCTGTCTCCGCGCTGGAATGCGGTAATTACAAGGATCATTCCCTGTTCTCTGCTCAAGAATACGCGAAGATCGTATTGCAAGCCGGAATCAGCAGAGATCCTTTTGAAAGAGTATTGTAA
- a CDS encoding MetQ/NlpA family ABC transporter substrate-binding protein, giving the protein MIKGKLWGGLALGLVLMMATAGCGSKSSVDGEKIVIGSQGSDAQIWKHIAQSQAAKDAKLNIEVKEINGGVELNNATKEGEVDVNAFQSWAYLVNYNKESNANLVATATTYLEPMGIYSQKIKDIKEVPDGALVALADNPANTARGLSLLQTAGLIKLKDNFNLGTGTVNDIVDNPKNLKFKLIDDTTGPRVIQDVDLVLIGNTIALEGGLNVLKDSLFHEEISVDTKNSINVLATTSEKQDDPGILKLGELYHNEDTQKYIEQEFGGTKVPVDKPISYLQD; this is encoded by the coding sequence ATGATTAAAGGTAAACTTTGGGGCGGACTAGCGCTCGGATTAGTATTGATGATGGCGACTGCGGGCTGCGGCAGCAAATCATCGGTGGATGGCGAGAAGATTGTCATTGGTTCGCAGGGCTCCGATGCTCAGATTTGGAAGCATATTGCGCAATCACAGGCGGCCAAGGATGCTAAACTTAATATTGAAGTCAAGGAGATCAATGGCGGCGTAGAGTTGAATAACGCTACCAAGGAAGGCGAAGTTGATGTGAATGCTTTTCAATCCTGGGCTTATCTCGTCAACTATAATAAAGAAAGTAATGCCAACCTAGTAGCCACAGCGACCACATATCTTGAGCCGATGGGCATCTATTCACAGAAGATCAAGGATATTAAGGAGGTTCCGGACGGCGCTCTCGTCGCTCTGGCAGATAACCCGGCCAATACGGCCAGAGGCTTAAGCCTGCTGCAGACTGCCGGACTGATCAAATTGAAGGATAACTTTAATTTGGGGACGGGTACGGTTAACGATATTGTCGATAATCCTAAAAATCTTAAGTTCAAGCTGATCGACGATACGACCGGTCCGCGAGTGATTCAGGACGTTGATCTGGTATTGATCGGTAATACGATTGCTCTGGAGGGCGGTTTGAATGTGTTGAAGGACTCCTTGTTCCATGAGGAAATTTCTGTAGATACGAAGAATAGCATCAATGTGCTGGCGACTACTTCCGAAAAGCAGGATGATCCAGGTATTTTGAAATTAGGTGAGTTGTATCATAACGAGGATACGCAGAAATATATTGAGCAGGAGTTCGGCGGCACAAAGGTGCCTGTAGATAAACCGATCTCTTATCTGCAAGATTAG
- a CDS encoding DeoR/GlpR family DNA-binding transcription regulator has protein sequence MFEEERKQSVIQYLQRHQRASVQELSEAFEVSESTIRRDLKELEEAKQLKRTHGGAVSLQSANFEPNMIEKEDFFREEKERIARLAAELIQEGDTILLDSGTTTLHLARELRKLNQIRVITNSLIVLNELRDCRNIEVSLTGGLLRQETLAFVGPMTETSLDMVRVDKAFIATNGIDLRNGITTPNMIEAATKRKMIEIAKEVILLTDHSKIGQIAYAKFADLTALHQCIFDVGAPDEFIKQLRKLGVAVTLA, from the coding sequence GTGTTCGAAGAAGAAAGAAAGCAAAGTGTTATCCAGTACTTACAGAGACACCAGCGAGCGTCGGTTCAGGAGCTTAGTGAAGCATTTGAAGTGTCTGAATCAACGATCAGACGTGATCTTAAGGAGCTGGAAGAAGCTAAGCAGCTTAAGCGTACCCATGGAGGTGCAGTTTCGCTGCAAAGCGCCAACTTTGAGCCGAACATGATCGAGAAGGAAGACTTTTTTCGCGAAGAGAAAGAGAGAATTGCCAGACTTGCTGCCGAGCTTATTCAAGAAGGTGACACGATTCTATTGGATTCTGGAACAACGACGTTGCATCTGGCTCGAGAGCTTCGTAAATTAAACCAAATTAGAGTGATCACGAATTCACTAATTGTTCTGAATGAATTAAGGGATTGTCGAAATATTGAAGTTTCGCTTACGGGCGGGTTGTTGCGGCAGGAGACTTTAGCATTTGTCGGTCCGATGACAGAAACGTCCTTGGATATGGTTAGAGTAGACAAAGCCTTTATTGCAACCAATGGCATTGACTTAAGAAACGGGATAACCACTCCGAATATGATTGAAGCCGCTACCAAGCGCAAAATGATCGAGATTGCCAAAGAGGTTATTCTGCTGACAGATCATAGCAAAATCGGGCAGATTGCCTATGCAAAATTCGCTGATTTGACAGCGCTTCATCAATGTATATTCGATGTTGGTGCTCCGGATGAATTTATTAAACAGCTAAGAAAATTAGGTGTGGCTGTAACCCTTGCGTAG
- a CDS encoding SDR family NAD(P)-dependent oxidoreductase — MITLDLTHQTAVVTGGNSGIGQGIVQILLQSGARVISADLAHEGDYKEVNGKLLESRLDLSRSEDVYRWSNIVLEQAGVPDIVVNCAGISTMDYVIDSKLEDWEKVFSINSTGLYLVSKIFAKAMIDAGKPGRIIQMASQAGKNGYRAMGGYCASKHAVLGLTKVMAIELARHNILVNAICPGIVETPMKHRERIEGGVIRGMTAEEIYAEDCSQIPLGRTAEVRDIANVVLFLASPLSSYMTGQAINVTGGMTMH; from the coding sequence ATGATTACTTTGGATTTAACGCATCAAACGGCGGTTGTAACCGGCGGCAATTCAGGCATTGGACAAGGCATTGTACAAATTTTACTTCAGAGTGGGGCCAGGGTCATTTCTGCCGATCTCGCTCATGAAGGCGATTATAAAGAAGTTAACGGGAAGTTGCTTGAGTCCAGATTGGATTTGTCCCGTTCAGAGGATGTCTATCGCTGGTCTAATATTGTGTTGGAGCAGGCTGGCGTTCCGGATATTGTCGTGAATTGCGCTGGCATTTCCACGATGGATTACGTGATTGACAGCAAGCTGGAGGATTGGGAGAAGGTATTCTCCATTAATTCTACGGGGCTGTACCTGGTATCGAAAATATTTGCGAAAGCGATGATCGATGCCGGAAAGCCGGGCAGAATTATACAAATGGCTTCGCAGGCCGGCAAGAACGGTTATCGGGCTATGGGTGGATATTGCGCATCGAAGCATGCCGTTCTTGGATTGACCAAGGTAATGGCGATTGAATTGGCACGGCATAACATACTCGTAAATGCCATATGTCCGGGTATTGTAGAGACGCCGATGAAGCATCGGGAGCGCATCGAAGGCGGAGTGATCCGGGGCATGACGGCCGAGGAGATCTATGCGGAAGACTGTTCCCAAATTCCGCTGGGCAGAACGGCCGAGGTCAGGGATATTGCCAATGTCGTTCTGTTTTTGGCCAGTCCATTATCTTCATATATGACTGGTCAAGCCATTAATGTAACCGGCGGTATGACCATGCATTAG
- a CDS encoding YqzE family protein, with protein sequence MQTKKTWTYYWNVRLGAMIIAKGDELVKYITERVVTYVETPREVRKQQRIRVKEPWSRKWFGMIPFSISLWWSKLPFKQKTKE encoded by the coding sequence GTGCAGACTAAGAAGACTTGGACATATTATTGGAACGTAAGGCTGGGGGCGATGATCATCGCAAAAGGTGATGAATTGGTCAAGTATATTACCGAAAGAGTAGTTACTTATGTAGAGACCCCTCGGGAGGTACGTAAACAGCAGCGAATCCGGGTAAAGGAACCGTGGAGCCGAAAGTGGTTCGGAATGATTCCCTTCTCGATTTCGCTATGGTGGAGTAAGCTTCCGTTCAAACAAAAGACAAAGGAATAA
- a CDS encoding N-acetylmuramoyl-L-alanine amidase family protein produces MRLFLGKRLLCTLSAAVFTLGCITERVSADHPVHHAFPGPTILIDAGHGGIDGGTSYGDILEKNINLEIGRRLFLILRSYGYSTVLNRTGDYALSDDNRWLASRSRHLRDLAQRKELSTELTPSIVVSLHVNWSKSPAKRGPLILFQEEGKSVFLATCLQDSLNQLYKTKTIPIVGEPFYILNYTPAPTVIVEMGFISNAQDRNFLTSLQGQRKIANTIAEGIIRYFTVL; encoded by the coding sequence ATGCGTCTTTTTCTCGGTAAGCGACTCCTCTGCACTCTAAGCGCAGCAGTCTTTACGCTCGGATGTATAACGGAAAGGGTCTCCGCAGACCATCCTGTACATCACGCTTTCCCAGGACCCACCATCTTAATCGATGCCGGTCATGGCGGAATTGACGGTGGCACTTCCTATGGTGATATTTTGGAGAAAAATATAAACCTGGAAATCGGCCGTAGACTCTTCCTGATATTACGCAGCTATGGGTACAGCACCGTACTGAATCGGACCGGAGACTATGCACTTAGCGACGATAACCGATGGCTTGCCTCACGCTCACGCCACCTACGGGATTTGGCACAAAGAAAGGAGCTTAGTACAGAGCTTACCCCTTCCATTGTCGTCAGCCTTCATGTCAACTGGTCAAAATCCCCAGCCAAGCGAGGACCGTTAATTTTGTTCCAAGAAGAAGGAAAGAGTGTATTTTTAGCCACATGTCTTCAGGATTCACTTAACCAATTATATAAAACGAAGACAATCCCTATAGTTGGCGAACCCTTCTACATTCTTAACTATACGCCGGCTCCGACCGTTATTGTCGAAATGGGTTTTATTAGCAACGCCCAAGATCGGAATTTTCTAACCAGCCTTCAAGGGCAGCGAAAAATAGCCAACACTATAGCTGAGGGCATTATTCGTTATTTTACGGTGCTGTAA
- a CDS encoding methionine ABC transporter permease, producing the protein MSEFFTKYFPNIWNLREDILLSTYETIYMVVVTSLFSVLFGILFGVTLVVVDRGGILENRLVYSVLEKLINLFRSIPFIILIAVVVPLTRFITGTSIGMNAAIVPLVIGIVPFYARQIQNALVEVDSGIIEAAQSMGLGPIEIIFRVYLKEGLSAIIRASSVTIINLIGLTTMAGAIGSGGLGSLAINKGYNRFQSDITLVATILILILVFVCQFIGDYFTKKTTH; encoded by the coding sequence GTGAGTGAGTTTTTTACAAAATATTTCCCTAACATCTGGAATTTAAGAGAGGACATACTTCTAAGCACCTATGAGACGATTTATATGGTGGTCGTTACCTCGTTATTTTCCGTGTTATTTGGGATATTGTTTGGCGTCACCCTGGTTGTGGTCGACAGGGGAGGTATTCTGGAGAACAGGCTGGTTTATAGTGTGTTGGAGAAACTCATTAACCTGTTTAGATCCATTCCGTTCATCATTCTTATCGCTGTTGTCGTGCCGCTTACCCGTTTTATTACAGGCACATCGATCGGTATGAATGCGGCGATCGTGCCCCTCGTCATCGGCATCGTGCCATTCTATGCCCGGCAAATACAAAATGCGTTAGTAGAAGTTGATTCCGGGATTATTGAAGCTGCTCAATCTATGGGATTGGGACCGATTGAGATTATTTTCCGCGTGTATCTGAAAGAAGGCTTGTCTGCAATTATCAGGGCCTCCTCGGTGACGATCATTAACCTGATTGGACTGACAACGATGGCTGGGGCCATCGGCTCGGGCGGCTTGGGTAGTCTGGCTATCAATAAGGGGTACAACCGATTCCAGTCGGATATTACACTTGTGGCTACGATTCTGATCTTGATTCTGGTGTTCGTGTGCCAATTCATCGGGGATTATTTCACCAAGAAGACGACGCATTGA
- a CDS encoding DEAD/DEAH box helicase, with protein sequence MSLHSSEQGLSVPIEFDRSWFEDISTRLDKGGPWDDLRLFHLALEAEQASIVTTFEEMQCLKHLSGIQPLSHQTETARKVLFEMRGRAILADEVGLGKTIEAGLILKEYLIRGLVQKALILVPASLVLQWVRELNQKFGIPAVAQKKEHSWQSNIVVASMDTAKRDPHKDIILGYDYDLVIVDEAHKLKNRKTTNYQFMQKVRKKYCLLLTATPVQNNLDELFNLITLLKPGQLGRQDEFAANYVADKRLPKNEHLLKSELSKVMIRNRRTDGNLNFTKRIVRNVPLELSPEEKALYDGVTQFVKEQYEASGHDMNSMLSLVTLQREVCSSRDAVFVTLVNLSKKLAQDSPLRDKIWELVYMIKAIKANTKAEKTLEIIRDMNEKVIVFTEYRATQEYLLNYFRDRNMTAVPYSGNMNRGKKDWMMDLFRGRAQVMIATEAGGEGINLQFCRNMINFDLPWNPMRVEQRIGRVHRLGQKDDVRIYNLSTIGTIEEHILNLLHEKINMFEMVIGGLDVILERFDKKHSLEKSIYKILLEANNDEEIKQRVDQLAHSFEHLQEEIHQSATPAIQASTELKHRRR encoded by the coding sequence ATGAGTCTGCATAGCAGCGAACAAGGCCTAAGTGTGCCCATCGAATTCGATCGTTCTTGGTTTGAAGACATCAGCACCCGTCTTGACAAAGGAGGACCATGGGATGATCTCCGATTATTCCATCTGGCACTTGAGGCCGAACAAGCGAGCATTGTGACGACATTCGAGGAAATGCAGTGTCTGAAGCACCTCTCCGGCATTCAGCCACTTTCCCATCAAACCGAAACCGCACGGAAGGTGTTATTCGAGATGCGAGGACGTGCCATATTGGCAGATGAAGTAGGTCTTGGCAAAACCATTGAAGCAGGACTTATTCTTAAGGAATATTTAATTCGCGGATTAGTACAAAAAGCACTTATTTTAGTACCGGCCTCCCTTGTGCTGCAGTGGGTACGCGAACTGAACCAGAAATTTGGCATTCCGGCTGTTGCTCAGAAAAAAGAGCACTCCTGGCAATCGAATATCGTGGTCGCCTCCATGGATACCGCGAAGAGAGATCCCCATAAGGATATTATTTTGGGCTATGATTATGACCTTGTTATCGTAGACGAGGCTCATAAATTAAAAAATAGAAAAACAACAAATTATCAGTTCATGCAAAAAGTTCGTAAAAAATACTGTCTTCTCTTAACCGCCACGCCCGTACAAAATAATCTGGATGAATTATTCAATTTGATCACTCTATTGAAGCCTGGCCAGCTAGGCCGGCAGGACGAATTCGCTGCAAATTATGTAGCAGATAAGCGCCTTCCAAAAAATGAACATCTGCTTAAATCAGAGCTCTCTAAGGTCATGATTCGCAATCGCCGTACCGACGGAAATCTGAATTTTACAAAGCGCATTGTGCGCAACGTCCCTCTAGAGCTGTCACCCGAGGAGAAGGCATTATACGATGGGGTAACCCAATTTGTTAAAGAACAATATGAAGCCAGCGGACATGATATGAACAGCATGCTTTCTTTGGTTACCCTTCAAAGGGAGGTCTGCAGCAGCCGCGATGCAGTCTTCGTCACCCTTGTCAATCTGTCGAAGAAGCTGGCTCAGGACTCTCCCCTGCGGGATAAAATTTGGGAGCTTGTCTATATGATCAAAGCGATTAAAGCCAACACCAAAGCGGAGAAAACCCTTGAGATTATTCGAGACATGAACGAGAAAGTCATCGTCTTCACAGAATACCGGGCTACGCAGGAATACCTGCTTAATTACTTTCGCGATCGAAACATGACAGCAGTTCCTTACAGCGGAAATATGAACCGGGGCAAGAAAGACTGGATGATGGACTTATTCCGGGGCAGAGCTCAGGTCATGATCGCCACCGAAGCAGGCGGAGAAGGAATTAACCTGCAATTTTGCCGCAATATGATTAATTTCGATCTTCCTTGGAATCCCATGCGCGTTGAGCAGCGAATCGGACGCGTGCACCGCCTAGGACAGAAAGATGATGTACGCATATATAACCTTTCAACAATCGGAACGATTGAAGAGCATATTCTGAATCTTCTTCATGAGAAGATCAACATGTTCGAAATGGTGATCGGCGGGCTTGATGTAATTTTAGAGCGCTTCGATAAGAAACATTCTCTGGAGAAAAGCATCTATAAGATTCTTCTGGAAGCCAATAATGATGAGGAAATCAAACAGCGTGTTGATCAGCTGGCTCATTCCTTCGAACACCTTCAAGAGGAAATCCATCAATCTGCTACTCCAGCCATTCAAGCTTCCACCGAGCTAAAGCACAGGAGGCGCTAA
- a CDS encoding divergent polysaccharide deacetylase family protein codes for MQFIHWLWAGFLQALAKRMFHWLARPFMGGCAVLVCLSALFPGLAAAQDGGVDQPIRQLAVVIDDLGNNMAGTEEIMSLHVPVTVAIMPFLPSTKQDAIKAHERGYDVLVHLPMEPLRGKPEWLGPGAIKSSMSDEEVRRKVNEAIDNVPYAVGVNNHMGSKITSNPRIMSTVLDVCKERGLFFLDSRTDYRTVVGKLCKEKGMPVLGNDIFLDDVHTTSHIQKQIKKVELWFKNNTQCIVIGHVGAPGPKTSRVIKQSIPALQNQVQFVKLSQIVKEQGEIRIRELTAP; via the coding sequence ATGCAATTTATACATTGGCTTTGGGCGGGGTTTCTTCAAGCGCTAGCGAAGCGGATGTTTCACTGGCTTGCGCGTCCCTTCATGGGTGGATGTGCTGTTTTGGTTTGCCTTTCGGCTCTGTTTCCGGGTTTAGCTGCAGCGCAAGACGGTGGGGTTGATCAGCCCATAAGACAGCTCGCAGTCGTTATTGATGATCTTGGAAATAACATGGCCGGTACAGAAGAGATCATGTCATTGCACGTCCCTGTCACGGTTGCGATCATGCCCTTCTTGCCATCTACCAAGCAGGATGCTATCAAGGCGCATGAGCGAGGCTATGATGTGCTCGTGCATTTGCCGATGGAGCCGCTACGCGGGAAACCAGAATGGCTCGGTCCCGGAGCGATCAAATCCAGCATGAGTGATGAGGAAGTGCGGCGGAAAGTTAATGAGGCAATCGATAACGTACCGTATGCTGTCGGAGTTAACAATCACATGGGATCGAAAATAACCTCTAACCCGAGAATCATGTCCACGGTATTAGATGTCTGCAAGGAGCGAGGGCTTTTTTTCTTGGACAGTCGAACCGATTATCGTACCGTGGTTGGGAAGCTGTGCAAGGAAAAAGGGATGCCCGTTCTAGGGAATGATATTTTTCTAGATGATGTCCATACAACTTCACACATTCAGAAACAAATAAAAAAAGTAGAATTGTGGTTCAAAAATAATACGCAATGTATTGTTATCGGTCATGTTGGAGCGCCGGGTCCAAAGACATCACGTGTTATAAAACAATCGATCCCAGCACTTCAAAATCAGGTTCAGTTCGTGAAATTAAGCCAGATAGTAAAAGAGCAAGGCGAAATACGCATTCGTGAGCTTACAGCACCGTAA
- a CDS encoding YqhG family protein, which yields MTSSQIRTYVLTYLEATECQIMEQSDCHVTVKLSPEADRELTGRPYYWAFVERVQIEPETMSFTFIFDQDAYEILEQQRKAKEKLENPDKPDDLLLNRYFGAVRPLPVIGPGRIQQDYLHYGSPRLKQIFAAAQRKGSCVYVFEDPGHRQRDTLFSAAYEPWLGACFKTEFACDMKRQELHFYGISLSTGTISTDFGDRLSKVQLLPRLPENVHITPARFSLERARELLENQMKSYLNQLDPSWAAEARSRKQEELLILEGYYQALSEETDEAKKQAAEEQYRVRQEEIRWQYEPRITVSVINSGIFHLRTDRLPIR from the coding sequence ATGACCAGCAGCCAGATTCGCACCTATGTTCTTACCTATCTTGAAGCAACCGAGTGTCAAATCATGGAGCAATCCGATTGCCATGTTACGGTGAAGCTATCCCCTGAAGCAGATCGGGAGCTGACAGGCCGTCCTTACTACTGGGCATTCGTAGAACGGGTTCAGATTGAGCCGGAAACCATGTCCTTCACTTTTATTTTTGACCAGGATGCATATGAGATCTTAGAGCAGCAACGTAAAGCAAAAGAAAAGCTGGAAAACCCCGACAAACCAGACGATCTTCTGCTAAATCGATATTTCGGTGCCGTGCGCCCCTTGCCTGTCATCGGACCTGGGCGTATTCAACAGGATTATCTTCATTATGGAAGCCCGCGTTTGAAGCAAATTTTCGCAGCCGCTCAGCGCAAAGGCAGCTGTGTTTATGTATTCGAAGATCCAGGGCACCGTCAGCGGGATACCTTATTCTCTGCTGCCTACGAACCTTGGCTGGGCGCGTGCTTTAAGACAGAGTTTGCCTGTGATATGAAACGGCAGGAGCTTCATTTTTACGGGATATCACTTTCAACTGGAACCATCTCAACAGATTTCGGCGACCGTCTCTCCAAGGTGCAGCTACTGCCTCGTTTACCTGAAAATGTTCATATTACACCAGCAAGATTTTCGTTAGAACGTGCTCGAGAGCTTTTGGAGAACCAGATGAAAAGCTATTTAAACCAGCTTGACCCTTCCTGGGCCGCCGAAGCCCGCAGTCGCAAGCAGGAAGAGCTGCTAATTTTGGAAGGATATTATCAAGCCTTGTCAGAGGAGACAGACGAAGCCAAGAAGCAGGCTGCCGAGGAGCAATACAGGGTTCGTCAAGAAGAGATTAGGTGGCAGTATGAGCCGCGCATTACCGTCTCTGTCATTAACAGCGGAATATTTCACCTTCGGACTGATCGTCTGCCTATAAGATGA
- a CDS encoding alkaline phosphatase has product MLVGVVNAGTALAADNTTNTTPIKNVIILIPDGMANDATALARWYKGSSLALDSMASGMVRTHSADAPIADSAPAGTAFATGHKSHTGYVGVLPDEATMPGEMTISAADRKKPVASVLEAAKVADKSTGIISTSEFMHATPADFSAHYPDRKNYDALSMQQVYNGMDVVLGGGSKFLLPEGRKDGQNLLTSIKSLGYDYVTTPEALKQSTSNKLWGMFAPEAMSYDMDRDSSKQPSLAEMTSKAIQVLSKNEKGFFLMVEGSKVDWAAHANDPIGIISDVLAFDEAVKTALDFAKSNSNTVVVAVTDHGNGGLTIGNKSTTGSYDKEPLSTFIDPLKKAKLTGEGLETKFNKGRSNVKEVMAEYFGITDLTAEEVKAIQESKSGSMNYTVGPIISARAGIGWTTGGHTGGDVVLYTYAPNGDRPTGVIDNTDVAKYMARVLGLDLNKVSQQLFVPAKQAFEAKGATFKADASQITVTKGSQKLELPAYKNQVILNGKRIDLNGVVVYNGSEYFVPQQAIDLLK; this is encoded by the coding sequence ATGCTGGTAGGTGTAGTAAATGCAGGTACGGCTTTAGCAGCAGACAACACTACGAACACTACTCCGATTAAAAATGTAATTATTCTGATCCCAGACGGTATGGCGAATGACGCGACAGCACTTGCACGCTGGTATAAAGGCTCTTCGTTAGCTCTTGACAGCATGGCGAGCGGCATGGTCCGGACTCATTCGGCAGATGCTCCGATTGCAGATTCAGCGCCTGCCGGCACTGCATTTGCTACGGGACATAAATCACATACTGGATATGTAGGCGTTCTGCCAGATGAAGCTACAATGCCTGGAGAAATGACAATTTCTGCAGCGGACCGTAAGAAGCCGGTAGCATCTGTGCTTGAAGCGGCTAAGGTTGCAGACAAATCTACAGGAATTATCTCTACCTCTGAATTTATGCATGCAACTCCAGCTGACTTTTCTGCTCACTATCCGGATCGTAAAAATTATGATGCCCTGAGCATGCAGCAAGTGTATAACGGTATGGATGTTGTGCTTGGAGGCGGAAGCAAATTTTTGCTGCCTGAAGGACGTAAGGATGGTCAGAACCTGCTTACTTCAATTAAGTCTTTGGGCTATGACTATGTAACTACACCGGAAGCTCTGAAACAGTCCACTTCTAATAAGTTGTGGGGGATGTTTGCTCCGGAAGCGATGTCTTATGATATGGACCGAGATTCCTCCAAGCAGCCAAGCTTGGCAGAAATGACCTCAAAGGCAATTCAAGTTCTGTCTAAGAACGAGAAGGGCTTCTTCTTAATGGTCGAAGGCAGCAAGGTGGATTGGGCAGCTCATGCTAATGATCCTATCGGTATTATTAGTGATGTACTTGCCTTTGATGAAGCTGTAAAGACAGCTCTAGACTTTGCCAAATCGAACTCTAATACAGTGGTCGTGGCGGTTACAGATCATGGGAACGGCGGTCTTACGATCGGAAACAAATCGACAACCGGTTCTTATGACAAAGAGCCTTTGTCGACTTTTATAGACCCTCTGAAGAAGGCTAAACTAACTGGGGAAGGTTTGGAGACCAAGTTTAATAAAGGCAGAAGCAATGTTAAAGAAGTAATGGCGGAGTACTTTGGTATTACAGACCTGACGGCTGAGGAAGTCAAGGCAATTCAGGAGAGCAAGAGTGGAAGTATGAATTATACAGTCGGACCTATAATCAGTGCTCGTGCAGGAATAGGTTGGACAACGGGAGGACACACGGGTGGAGATGTAGTTCTGTATACTTATGCTCCGAACGGTGACCGTCCTACCGGAGTTATTGACAATACGGATGTAGCAAAATATATGGCGCGGGTTCTTGGGCTTGATCTTAATAAAGTGAGCCAGCAATTGTTTGTGCCAGCTAAGCAAGCATTTGAAGCTAAAGGAGCAACCTTCAAAGCAGATGCTTCACAGATCACTGTAACCAAGGGGAGTCAAAAGCTTGAACTCCCGGCATACAAGAACCAGGTAATTCTTAACGGGAAAAGAATTGATCTGAATGGGGTTGTAGTTTATAACGGTTCAGAATACTTTGTTCCGCAGCAAGCTATAGACTTGCTAAAGTAA
- a CDS encoding small, acid-soluble spore protein, H family has protein sequence MLDIHRAQAILESPNHIQVKLDGENVWIDRVDAASNTVQVHPEKAANEKSSVTVAVDRLQEIK, from the coding sequence ATGTTGGACATTCATCGTGCACAGGCGATCTTAGAAAGCCCGAATCATATTCAAGTTAAACTAGATGGTGAGAACGTGTGGATCGACAGAGTGGATGCAGCGTCGAACACCGTACAGGTACACCCCGAAAAAGCGGCAAATGAAAAGTCGTCAGTTACAGTAGCGGTGGATCGCCTGCAGGAGATTAAATAA